The Deltaproteobacteria bacterium genome includes the window CCGAGGAGGTGGTGAGAGAGGCCCGAAAAAGGAACATCCCCTCGATCGCCTATACTTACTCAGAGGCCGTCACTTTTTACGAATATACCTATGATACCGCGAGGCTGGGGAGGGAGATGGGACTCAGGAACGTCTTCGTATCCAACGGGTACATCAACGAAGTCCCTCTGGTGGAACTGGCCGAATATCTGGACGGGGCCAACATCAACCTCAAATCCTTTGACGATAGGATCTATCGTTGCCTGAACGGGGGGACGCTCCAGCCGGTGCTCAACACCTTCAAGACACTGCGTGATGAGGGGGTGTGGTTCGAGATCACGACCCTCGTGGTCCCCACCTACGTGGAGGACCCGGATATGATCAGGCGGATGTGCGGTTGGATCCTCAAGGAGCTGGGACCGGATTATCCTCTTCACTTCACCCGATTCGTTCCGGCTTACAGGCTGACGCGGCTGCCGCCAACACCTGTCGGGACCCTGGAAAAGTTCAGGGAAATCGCACTGGCTGAAGGTCTCCATTACGTCTACGTGGGAAACGTGCCGGGACACGAGGCGGCCCATACCTACTGCCATCACTGCGGGAAAATTCTCATCGAGCGGCTGGGATATTATCTCGGGCAAGTCCACATTGTGAAAGGGAAATGCGAATATTGCCAAACGCCCATTCCCGGTCGCTGGGCCGACCAGTCTGCCCGGGAGTGACTCCACTTGTATTTTCCGCAAAGCAGGGTAGAATAGGGGCGCCGTCTTCCGGAAGACGGCGCCAAAAATCGGATGTGGAAAAGATATGAGAAGCCGCCGTCTATCCCAGTTTTTTATCGATCTGCTCGCGGACAAGAGGCGATTTGCATCGCTAACCGTTATTCTCTTCCTGGTCTATACCGTCTCCTTTCTGGTTTTCGACAGGCTGGTGGCCAATGAGCAGCGTTACTTTCTCTTCGCCTTCGGGTTGGTGGTATCCAGCCTCTTCTTTTCCTGGCTCCTCGGCGGCAAGGCCACCTTTGTATACGTGGCC containing:
- the amrS gene encoding AmmeMemoRadiSam system radical SAM enzyme: MTRKEFLKFLGLGACALLWPARGGALPRIDLDRCKDIKGHVFKGDAPPRPWKWSIEAFHYSTEEGDRVRCEVCPNACVLSPGDRGVCRSRVNIGGKLYSLAYGNPCAVHVDPIEKKPLNHFYPGTSVFSIAAAGCNLRCLNCQNWEISQKRPEDVRFAELFPEEVVREARKRNIPSIAYTYSEAVTFYEYTYDTARLGREMGLRNVFVSNGYINEVPLVELAEYLDGANINLKSFDDRIYRCLNGGTLQPVLNTFKTLRDEGVWFEITTLVVPTYVEDPDMIRRMCGWILKELGPDYPLHFTRFVPAYRLTRLPPTPVGTLEKFREIALAEGLHYVYVGNVPGHEAAHTYCHHCGKILIERLGYYLGQVHIVKGKCEYCQTPIPGRWADQSARE